A stretch of DNA from Sylvia atricapilla isolate bSylAtr1 chromosome 3, bSylAtr1.pri, whole genome shotgun sequence:
TTCCCTGGAAAACCTGGGAATCATTGATCTCAAAATCCCAGAGGGCAAAGACTTCATTTCCCCCCCACATTTTTGAGACTTCACCTTATTCCAACAAAAATTtaacccccaaaaaaccacgGATGAGAAAGAAATCACCGGATTTGGGGCGGAATATCCCAGAGGGGTTGGAGCAGCCGCGGCACCGGANNNNNNNNNNNNNNNNNNNNNNNNNNNNNNNNNNNNNNNNNNNNNNNNNNNNNNNNNNNNNNNNNNNNNNNNNNNNNNNNNNNNNNNNNNNNNNNNNNNNGAGCttaaattcctgctgggaatggggaaagcGACCCCTAAATTCCATCCGGGAATTCCAGTGGGAATGGGGAAAGTGAACCCTAAATTCCAGCCGGGAATGGGGAAAGCGACCCCTAAATTCCAGCCGAGAATTCCAGTGGGAATGGGGAAATCGAGCCCTAAATTCCAGCCGGGAATTCCAGTGGGAATGGGGAAATCGAGCCCTacattccagctgggaattccGAGTGGGAATGGGGAAAACGAACCCtaaattcctgctgggaatggggaaagtGAACCCTAAATTCCAGCCGGGAATTCCGAGTGGGAATGAGGAAAGCGAGCCCTGAATTCCAGCCGGGAAGGGGGAAATCGAGCCCtaaattccagctgggaattccagccgGGATTCTCCCGTGCCCGTTCCTGGCCCACAGGATCTTTCCCGCTTCTGGGATCTCCTTGGGATCATGGGAATTTTGCTCTGAGGATCTTTCATCGAGGAGGATCCCAGATCCCAGATCCCAGAGGGGTTTAGGGAACACTGGGAATGCCGGGAGGAAAGATCCCGGCATGTGCCGGGAATCCCACACCCTGGGAATTCCGAGTGGGAATGGGGAAGTGAAAGGGGGTCAGGAGCTTCCCTAAATTCCGGCTGGGAATTcctgtggagctgcagcccctgctgggaTTCTCTCCAACTGGGAATGGAGTCCAGGGACCCCCAGgctcattcccattccccattcccattccccattccccattccccattcccattcccattccccattccccattcccattcccattcccattcccattcccattcccattccccattcccattccccattccccattcccaattcccattcccattccccattcccattcccattcccattccccattccccattcccattcccattcccattcccattcccattccccattcccattccccattcccattccccattccccattccccattccccattccccattcccattcccattccccattcccattcccattccccattcccattccccattcccattccccattccccattccccattcccattccccattccccattcccattcccattcccattcccattcccattccccattcccattcccattccccattcccattcccattccccattccccattccccattcccattcccattccccattcccattccccattcccattcccattcccattcccattcccattccccattcccattccccattcccattcccattcccattccccattcccattccccattcccattcccattcccattccccattccccattcccattcccattcccattccccattcccattcccattccccattcccattccattccccattccccattccccattccccattccccattccccattcccattcccattccccattccccattcccattcccattcccattcccattcccattccccattcccattcccattccccattccccattcccattccccattcccattcccattccccattcccattccccattcccattcccattccccattcccattcccattccccattcccattcccattcccattcccattatcccattatcccattcccattccccattcccattcccattcccattcccattatcccattatcccattcccattcccattcccattcccattcccattccccattcccattcccattcccattcccattcccattcccattcccattcccattccccattcccattccccattcccattcccattcccattccccattccccattccccattccccattcccattcccataATTACATTCAGGAATCTCCAGGGTTATTTTGACGCTCCAGCTCCCCCCCCAGGACATTCCGTTATCCCATTTTTTGGAATTCCAGGTCCTGGATAACCACTCTGGATTTCACTTTTTCCCGACTCGGATGAGAATTCCCGGGATGATCCCGGACAAATCCCTGTCTCTCCGGAGCCGGAGGAGTGCGGGATGACGGCGGTGGATCCCTCAGTGGATCCCTCGGTGGATCCCTCAGTGGATCCCCATTCCCGATCCCTGCCCTTTTCCCGAGTTCCAGCAGCGCCTCTCCCACCCACGGGAGACGCGCAATTCCCACGCTCCGGGTTTGGAATTCTGGGATCCGCAGGGCCGGGAGAgggcagggatccagggatgggCCAGAGCATCCCAGAGAGAGATCCCCCCTCCCTTCTCCGGGAATCTCCGCCGAGTTCGGGCCGGGAACATCCCGAATTCCATCCCCGTCATTCCCGATCCCGCCGAGCCCACACACAAGTTTGGGAAAAACGCCGCTTCCATTCCCCTTTcccaaaatcccttttttttttggttttcccccccgatcccgatcccgatcccggaTTCCCGGAGGCTCACTCACAGGAGAACTGGCTGAGGAGGCGGCTGAGCCATCCCatgatcctttttttcctcttttttaattctttttgttttgtttttaaattaataattttttttttcctctctttccgAAAGCGATCCCGTCGCTCCGGGAACGGGTTCCCGGGAAACCGCCGCTCCCTCCCCCGCAATTCCCAAAGCTCCCCCTTTTCCCGGTGGCACGGGGAGCTTggaaatcaaaaaaaaaaaaaaaaaaaaaaaaaaaaaaaaaaaaaaatttaaaaaaaaaattaaaaataaaaattccgACGGGATTTATCCGCTCCCCCCCCATCGCGACGGATTTGGGAATTGCGGCAGCCCGGGaggtgaaaaacaaacaaaaaaaaattataaaaaattcaaataaaataaaaataatcgGGATCCACTTACTTTTTCCAAGGGAAAGGTTTTGGAGGAGGGATCACGGAGCTCCCGGAGGATCCGGAGGGGATTTGGGAGAGGGAGAAGTTGGAGCCGCTTCCAGAGGGATGGAAGGAGCTGTTCCCAATGCCGGGAATGCTGCGGGCTCTTGCTGCCATCTTccggcaaaaaaaaaaaaaaccaaaaaaacctggagctgggaaaaattaaaaaaaaaaaaaaaaaaaaaaaaaattaaaaaattaaaaaatacataaaaaaattccatcccTCCGTTCCCAAGGAATTCGGAGCTTCCCGAGCCCTCAAAACCTTCCTGGcaaaatccatggaaaattCGCTTTGGGGGTTGAGTTTTTAAGGgattggaggaaaaaaaaaaaaacgggaATGAGAGTGGATGGGAAGGGATCAGGGTCATGGGATCATCTCAGGGATGATCcaaaggatattttttcccctcatcctTTGGGATGATGGTTGGAAAAGGGATTGAGGGGGAAGGTCAGGTCGAACATCCCGGATTTTCCCTGGTTTTCCCGGATTTTCACTGGTTTTCCCGGATTTTCCCGGATTTTCCCGGATTTTCCCGGATTTTCCCGGATTTTTCCCGGGTTTTTCCTATATTTTCCCGGATTTTCTCATCTCAGGATTCTTGGAGGGAGTCCTTTGGATTGCTGGGCCTTggaaaattcccatttccaaAGGGAATAACCCCATAATAAtcataacaataataataataatcataataataataataacacctaataataataataataataataataataataataacaataacaatcCAAGGGGGCTCTTCCATAAATTATCCCCCGGAATATTTCCCCAAACCAAGGGacaaaattccctgggaaaaaaaaaaaaaaaaaggaacattccCTGGAAAATTCCTGGAAAAAGGAATTCCTGGAACATtccctgattaaaaaaaaaaaggaaagagtgagaggaaaaaaataaaaaaggaggatTTAGGGAGCCAAAAGTCGGAAGGCctctggaatttttattttttatttttattttatatatattttttttttcccgggAGCTTCGACAGCTCCAacccccatccccattcccatggaAACTGCGGGATACAAATTCCATGGAAACTCCATGGCAACGGCGCTTCCCACAGCCCGGAGGCGGGAGAGGCTCGGGAATGTGGAGCTGCTTTTATTCCCCCATGGAATCCATCGGAATTCCAAGAAAATCTCATCCCGGGAAGAGCTcgggaggggaaaaaaaaaaaaaaagggattgtCCTTGGAGATGGATGAGGATGGAAAAAGCTCATCCCAAAAATGAGGAGTTGGGATTGTCTGGCTttgggcatttccagggattctctgggaattccagcccaggatcccagctcattcccactgggaattccattccctGACCCTTTAGCCCAAATCCCGCCTCTCCTTTCCCTCGGGAAGCGGCTCCGAGGATTCcctggatcctgccctgatccagctgcacattcccagctctcccagccccgggATTGGATCCAGCCCCATCCCGACTCCTCTCCGGgaaggaattttgggaattccctgggaattgGGGACTCCAGGAAGggtctcccttcccttttccatcccccaatcccataaaaacccctcGGGATGGATCCTGAGTGTCCCTGATCCCAGAATcccggaatggtttgggatttgAGAGGGGACCTTCAATCCCAATAATCCATTCCACGGGCAGGGACATTCCCGCTCTCCCAGAATCTCGGACACTTCCCGGcgtggagcagctccagcttccctgggaattccatcccgAACCCTTCCCATCATCCCGACGCCATCCCCAGCTCCGTGTGACCGGATCCCAACGGGAAAGAGCCTCAGGAGCTCTGTCGGTGCCGTTTTTCCCGGCGCTTCCCGCCGGAAATTTGGGAAAAACGGGACGGGGGAATGGCAGCCATGATGCTCCCGCCGTTGCCAAGCAACCAGAAGCGCCACTGCGCATGCGCAGCGTTGCTCAGCAACCGGGGACGCTTTCAAGGCTGCGCATGCGCAAAGACCGCAAAGCGGCGGCTGTTGCCGGAGTAACGGGAGATCGCGCATGCGCAGTAACGTGCGCGTACCTGCGCTCAGGTGTGCTCATGGAGCAGGCGGAGAGaggggcgggcccggggcccGGAGAGGAGATCGGGGAGCCCGAGCCGGACCCCGAACCCGATCCTGAACCCGATCCCGGTGCTGATTCTGTCCCGGTGCTGATTCTGTCCCGGTGCTGATCCTGTCCCGGTGCTGATTCTGTCCCGGTGCTGATCCCGTCCCGGTGCTGATTCTGGTCCCGGTGCTGATTCTGTCCCGGTGCTGATCCTGTCCCGGTGCTGATCCCGTCCCGGTGCTGATCCGGTCCCGGTGCTGATCCCGTCCCGGTGCTGATCCTGTCCCGGTGCTGATCCCGTCCCGGTGCTGATTCTGTCCCGGTGCTGATCCCAGTCCGGGTGCTGATCCCGGTCCCGGTGCTGATCCCGTCCCGGTGCTGATCCCGTCCCGGTGCTGATCCTGTCCCGGTGCTGATTCTGGTCCCGGTGCTGATTCTGTCCCGGTGCTGATCCTGTCCCGGTGCTGATCCTGTCCCGGTGCTGATCCTGTCCCGGTGCTGATCCTATCCCGGTGCTGATCCTGATCCCGGTCCCGGTGCTGATTCTGTCCCGGTGCTGATCCTCTCCCGGTGCTGATTCTGGTCCCGGTGCTGATCCTGTCCCGGTGCTGATCCTGATCCCGGTCCCGGTGTTGATCCTGGTCCCGGTGTTGATCCTGGTCCCGGTGATGATCCTGTCCCGGTGCCGATCCCACTCCCAGAGCGGATCCCGGTACCGATCCCGGTGCCGATCCCGGTACCGATGCCGGTACCAATCCCGGTGCCGAGGCGGACTGGGAGCCCCAGCCGCGGATCGCCGCCCGCCGCAGCCGCCTGGATGTCCGGCGCCGCTGAGGAGCGCAGCGCCCGGGAGGCACTCCCGGTTTTCCGGAGCATTCCCCGCGAAAGAGGCGAACCGGCAACGAAGAGGAAAACCgatttgggctgctgaagagtggaaagatcTCGGCGCCCggttagaaaccctacctgtgacgattcgccatgtagatggccatgtccccaagagcaGAGCTAAcgaggagcagcaaaataatcagcgggtcgatcaagctgcaaagatgggggagttgaagatagatcctgactgggagcacaagggaaaGTTGtgctggagtccaggacatccccttggatggccgGGAGCCGAGGAAGGGAATTGCAGCCCTGGACTCAAAGcggggtgtggagccggtccaggggcTCCGAGACCTcggcaca
This window harbors:
- the LOC136359811 gene encoding putative per-hexamer repeat protein 5 — encoded protein: MLRKTGSASRALRSSAAPDIQAAAAGGDPRLGLPVRLGTGIGTGIGTGIGTGIGTGIRSGSGIGTGTGSSPGPGSTPGPGSTPGPGSGSAPGQDQHRDQNQHRERISTGTESAPGPGSGSAPG